In Priestia megaterium NBRC 15308 = ATCC 14581, the following proteins share a genomic window:
- a CDS encoding TetR/AcrR family transcriptional regulator → MKEKEKRIIEASIKLFAKKGFNATSVQEIVDECNISKGAFYLHFKSKDALLLSILNFYYEKLFSSVYALDEEVNDARSRYMNQLIYFYEFITEHRDFIIMQIREKSIPFNKEVETFVHKMQRETFYFHRKSLVSVYGEDVTPYISDLTKMIEGIHHSFLEIIIFNQYELTFKEVAQYIMDRVDVLVEDLLARKPRPLIPASFGEDIYGKERTTFLSKNEQVKQVLEEIKHLLDTSDHISDEHADSFHILQTELKKDKPTAAIVKGMVGNLTELKPLEEPLNLLTALLQQK, encoded by the coding sequence ATGAAAGAAAAAGAAAAGAGAATAATTGAAGCTTCGATTAAGCTTTTTGCCAAAAAAGGATTTAATGCTACCTCTGTGCAAGAAATTGTAGATGAATGCAACATTTCAAAAGGTGCATTTTACCTGCACTTCAAATCTAAGGATGCACTTTTATTATCAATTCTAAACTTTTACTATGAAAAGCTCTTTAGCTCTGTTTATGCTCTCGACGAGGAAGTAAACGATGCCCGCAGCCGCTATATGAATCAGCTTATCTATTTCTATGAATTTATTACGGAGCATAGAGATTTTATTATCATGCAAATTCGTGAAAAATCTATTCCATTTAACAAAGAAGTGGAGACCTTTGTTCATAAAATGCAGCGAGAAACGTTTTACTTTCATCGCAAAAGCCTCGTTAGCGTATACGGAGAAGACGTAACTCCTTATATCTCGGATTTAACGAAAATGATTGAAGGTATTCATCATTCCTTTTTAGAAATTATTATCTTCAATCAATACGAGCTTACCTTTAAAGAAGTAGCACAGTACATAATGGACCGAGTTGATGTATTAGTAGAAGATTTATTGGCTAGAAAACCTCGTCCCCTTATTCCCGCTTCTTTTGGTGAAGATATATACGGAAAGGAACGAACGACTTTTCTAAGTAAAAATGAGCAGGTAAAACAAGTTCTTGAGGAAATTAAACATCTGCTAGACACCAGCGATCATATTTCTGATGAGCACGCAGACAGCTTTCACATTTTACAAACGGAGCTAAAAAAAGATAAGCCTACCGCTGCTATTGTAAAAGGCATGGTTGGAAATTTAACGGAACTTAAACCGTTGGAAGAACCGCTTAATCTTTTAACAGCCTTACTCCAACAAAAATAA
- a CDS encoding DUF502 domain-containing protein, translating into MKAIIKSFINGLLTIVPIILVIYILVRVFNFLDSILGNVLKPYMKQDYIPGVGILATLLLITFLGWLSTRFFAGKIINLIDRLLERIPLVKTLYTVIKDTFQSFLGEKKSFSKVALVTMPGTSMKVIGFVTSEEVEEVIHSLKDHVAVYVPQTFQVAGFTFLIPKEEIEWLDIKPEEAMKFVLSGGVSSSKTEK; encoded by the coding sequence ATGAAAGCAATCATAAAAAGCTTTATTAATGGACTCTTAACGATTGTCCCTATTATCCTTGTTATTTATATTTTGGTAAGAGTGTTTAATTTTTTAGACAGCATTTTAGGAAACGTATTGAAGCCCTATATGAAGCAGGATTATATACCGGGGGTTGGGATCTTAGCGACTCTTCTTTTAATTACGTTCTTAGGATGGTTATCCACTCGTTTTTTTGCAGGGAAAATCATTAACTTAATTGACCGGTTGTTAGAAAGAATACCGCTTGTTAAAACGCTATATACCGTTATTAAAGATACGTTTCAATCTTTTCTTGGAGAGAAAAAGTCCTTTTCAAAAGTCGCTTTAGTGACGATGCCCGGCACGTCAATGAAAGTTATAGGGTTTGTGACCTCTGAAGAAGTAGAAGAGGTGATTCACTCGTTAAAAGACCACGTAGCCGTCTATGTTCCACAAACTTTTCAAGTAGCTGGTTTTACTTTTTTGATTCCAAAAGAAGAAATTGAATGGTTAGATATTAAGCCGGAAGAAGCCATGAAGTTCGTGTTATCTGGGGGAGTATCTAGTTCAAAAACAGAAAAATAA
- a CDS encoding MFS transporter: MKTKQLSERQLLGIAGLGWLFDAMDVGILSFIIAALHAEWGLSPTEMSWIGSVNSIGMAVGALVFGLLADRIGRKTVFIVTLVLFSVASGLSALTTTLAAFLVFRFLIGMGLGGELPVASTLVSETVAPEKRGKVVVLLESFWAFGWLLAALISYFVIPAYGWQLALILTAIPAFYAIYLRIKLPDSPQFVEATKEKKPSIADNVRSVWSKPYRQSTIMLWVLWFCVVFSYYGMFLWLPSVMVIKGFSLIKSFEYVLIMTLAQLPGYYTAAWFIERMGRKFVLVTYLLGTAASAYIFGNAESLWLLLTAGMLLSFFNLGAWGALYAYTPEQYPTSIRGTGAGMAASFGRIGGILGPLLVGYMSTQGTSLTVTFSIFCGAILIGVGSVVFLGKETKQKQLA, encoded by the coding sequence ATGAAAACAAAACAATTATCAGAACGTCAGCTGCTTGGCATCGCAGGGCTCGGTTGGCTCTTCGATGCAATGGATGTTGGCATTTTGTCTTTTATCATTGCAGCTCTTCACGCTGAATGGGGACTTTCCCCTACTGAAATGAGTTGGATAGGCAGCGTTAACTCGATCGGAATGGCGGTTGGAGCTTTGGTGTTTGGGTTACTGGCTGATCGAATTGGGCGAAAAACCGTTTTTATTGTAACTCTTGTTCTTTTTTCAGTGGCAAGCGGCCTTTCAGCTCTTACTACTACCCTTGCTGCTTTTTTAGTATTTCGATTTTTAATTGGAATGGGTTTAGGAGGAGAGCTTCCGGTTGCTTCTACACTTGTTTCTGAGACGGTGGCGCCGGAAAAACGCGGTAAAGTGGTCGTATTATTAGAAAGTTTTTGGGCCTTCGGCTGGCTGCTGGCAGCGCTTATTTCTTATTTTGTAATCCCAGCTTACGGGTGGCAGCTAGCGCTTATCCTAACGGCTATTCCAGCGTTTTATGCCATTTATTTGCGCATTAAACTGCCCGATTCTCCTCAGTTTGTAGAGGCGACAAAGGAAAAGAAACCGTCGATTGCGGACAATGTAAGAAGCGTGTGGTCTAAGCCTTATCGTCAATCTACCATTATGCTCTGGGTTCTGTGGTTTTGCGTTGTATTTTCATATTACGGCATGTTTTTATGGCTACCTAGCGTCATGGTCATTAAAGGATTTAGCTTGATCAAAAGCTTTGAATACGTATTGATTATGACATTAGCTCAACTGCCTGGCTATTATACGGCTGCTTGGTTTATTGAACGCATGGGCCGAAAATTCGTATTGGTCACATATTTGTTAGGTACGGCTGCTAGCGCATATATCTTTGGAAATGCCGAGTCACTTTGGCTGCTGCTAACAGCAGGTATGCTGTTGTCTTTCTTCAACTTAGGTGCTTGGGGTGCTTTATACGCGTATACACCTGAGCAATATCCGACATCTATCCGAGGCACAGGAGCTGGAATGGCTGCTTCTTTTGGACGAATTGGAGGAATTTTAGGGCCTCTGTTAGTTGGATATATGTCAACGCAAGGTACGTCTTTAACCGTTACGTTCTCAATCTTTTGTGGAGCTATTTTAATCGGTGTTGGTTCGGTTGTTTTTCTAGGAAAAGAAACCAAACAAAAGCAGCTCGCATAA
- a CDS encoding carboxymuconolactone decarboxylase family protein, producing the protein MAQDSYQKGLDKLMEYTLTSNDDISTHLKITEDLKDLAPDVGKYIIEFAYGDIYSRPGLTNKQRALVTISSLVTQGTEPQLELHLNTGLTAGLEPKEIVESIIQLIPYTGFPRVLNALSVAKKVFAQRDVEVEADEKELVENK; encoded by the coding sequence ATGGCACAAGATAGTTATCAAAAAGGTTTAGATAAATTAATGGAATATACATTAACGAGTAACGATGATATTTCAACTCATTTAAAAATTACAGAAGACTTAAAAGACCTAGCTCCTGACGTTGGGAAATATATTATTGAATTTGCCTATGGAGACATTTATTCACGACCGGGTCTAACCAATAAGCAACGAGCATTAGTTACCATTTCATCATTGGTCACTCAGGGTACAGAGCCTCAGCTTGAGCTGCATTTAAATACAGGTTTAACAGCTGGACTAGAGCCGAAGGAGATTGTGGAGAGCATTATTCAGTTAATCCCATACACAGGCTTCCCTCGCGTGTTAAATGCTTTAAGCGTAGCCAAGAAAGTATTCGCTCAGCGTGACGTGGAAGTAGAGGCAGATGAAAAAGAGCTGGTAGAAAATAAATAA
- a CDS encoding LysR family transcriptional regulator produces the protein MDIRQLNYFLEVAKLRSFTKASQSLHISQPTLSKMVKNLEEELEVELIDRSARQIDLTDAGEVVYTQGQKVMASIDELSTYLYDVMNLKKGMIKIGIPPLIGVLFFPKIIKGFQQLYPDITIKLIEYGANRVQKAVEKGELDLGVAVLPVNEHLFDSNPFISEKMLLYVHNSHPLASKTHVEINELAQEKFILFNEDFTLHDRLIHACQQAGFEPNVAYESSQWDFIGEMIAENLGVSIFPQSIAAKVDSSIVKAVPITNPSISWDLGLILKKDKYISYASKQFLHYMNEQHSALYR, from the coding sequence ATGGATATTCGTCAGCTTAATTATTTTTTAGAAGTTGCTAAATTAAGGAGCTTTACTAAAGCATCTCAAAGTCTCCATATTTCACAGCCGACCTTGAGCAAAATGGTGAAAAACTTAGAAGAAGAATTGGAAGTAGAATTAATTGATCGGTCCGCAAGACAGATTGATTTAACGGACGCCGGGGAAGTGGTGTATACGCAAGGACAAAAAGTCATGGCATCCATTGATGAGCTATCGACTTATTTATATGATGTGATGAATCTGAAGAAAGGGATGATTAAAATTGGAATTCCTCCATTGATTGGAGTTCTGTTCTTTCCAAAGATTATCAAAGGGTTTCAGCAGCTCTATCCAGATATTACGATTAAACTTATTGAATACGGAGCCAACCGTGTTCAAAAAGCAGTAGAAAAAGGAGAGTTAGACTTAGGTGTAGCGGTGCTTCCGGTAAATGAACATCTTTTTGATAGTAATCCTTTTATCTCTGAAAAAATGCTTTTATATGTTCACAATTCCCATCCTTTAGCCTCTAAAACTCATGTGGAAATTAATGAATTGGCCCAAGAGAAATTTATTTTATTTAATGAAGATTTTACGCTTCACGACCGGCTTATTCATGCATGTCAACAAGCAGGATTTGAACCTAACGTAGCTTACGAGAGCTCTCAATGGGATTTTATTGGTGAAATGATTGCCGAAAACTTAGGAGTATCTATCTTTCCACAGTCCATTGCGGCAAAAGTAGATTCCTCTATTGTAAAAGCAGTTCCTATTACTAACCCTTCAATTTCATGGGATTTAGGATTGATTTTAAAAAAAGATAAATATATTTCATATGCCTCTAAGCAATTTCTTCACTATATGAATGAACAGCATTCTGCTTTATATAGATAA
- a CDS encoding FMN-dependent NADH-azoreductase, which yields MSYTLFIKANDRSASEAVSVKLYDAFLESYQQSHQDEEIIELNLFQEELPYLGADMINGRFKLARGLEVTAAENKAAETANYYLEQFVRADKIVIAFPLWNFTVPAVLHTYFDYLNQAGKTFKYTPEGPVGLLGDKKVMLLNARGGVYSEGPAAEVEMAVKYVGSVLQFFGITDVNSVIIEGHNQFPDRGQEIIESGLEQAAQSAKTF from the coding sequence ATGAGTTATACTCTTTTTATAAAAGCAAATGACAGATCGGCAAGTGAAGCGGTTAGCGTGAAATTATATGATGCATTTTTAGAAAGCTATCAACAATCGCATCAAGATGAAGAAATAATAGAGCTAAATTTGTTTCAAGAAGAACTTCCTTATTTAGGTGCCGACATGATAAACGGTCGGTTTAAATTAGCAAGAGGGCTAGAAGTGACGGCAGCGGAAAACAAAGCAGCAGAAACTGCTAATTATTACTTAGAACAATTTGTGAGAGCAGATAAAATTGTTATTGCCTTTCCGCTTTGGAATTTTACTGTGCCGGCCGTGCTTCATACGTACTTTGATTATTTAAATCAAGCAGGCAAAACGTTTAAGTATACGCCAGAAGGTCCGGTGGGATTACTAGGCGATAAAAAAGTGATGTTATTAAATGCACGAGGCGGAGTGTATTCAGAAGGTCCAGCAGCTGAGGTCGAAATGGCCGTTAAATATGTAGGCAGCGTACTTCAATTCTTTGGAATCACAGATGTGAACTCTGTTATTATTGAGGGACATAATCAGTTTCCAGATCGTGGGCAAGAAATTATTGAAAGTGGCCTAGAACAAGCAGCACAATCAGCCAAAACATTTTAA
- a CDS encoding sensor histidine kinase yields MKITTKINLLTTAWLVVILLIMNIVVFFSFTKSTVNMEQDILFEKAREIIQKGQQDHSVELSPELLKFYLTNHSFIRTVSENSTVINQVSNDPHLVKIKPEFSKKKKVKLRKIREKQVLVIRMPVKVNNQVVETLEIGELLTGFETRKDILLSILIFCSLVSILLSLLGGRWLSRVIMHPIKNMVTTMKEIEESGVPKKVLIQTETRDELQGMTVTFNHMIDRLRENIEKQNQFVSDASHELKTPLTVIRSYSNLLRRRGIKNEEITLDAIDTIYAEATKMQKMIETLLDLASVEKEQTLDLKQTDLVLIFEQIVKQLQQVYKRELVLHYDQTPIMIEVDELKMKQVLIILLDNAIKYSTDKIEVTVEKKQEDVIIKVKDYGIGIPKEDLAHIFERFYRVDKARSRATGGTGLGLSIAQTIVRQHKGEIFIKSEEEKGTEVVIHLPVEK; encoded by the coding sequence ATGAAGATCACGACGAAGATTAATTTACTGACAACAGCATGGCTAGTGGTTATTTTATTAATCATGAACATCGTTGTTTTTTTCTCCTTTACTAAATCTACCGTGAATATGGAACAGGACATTTTATTCGAAAAAGCACGCGAGATTATTCAAAAAGGTCAGCAAGATCATTCCGTGGAGCTCTCGCCCGAGTTACTAAAATTTTATTTGACCAACCATTCATTTATCCGAACAGTCTCAGAAAATTCTACGGTCATTAACCAGGTATCAAATGACCCTCATCTGGTGAAAATTAAGCCCGAATTTTCAAAGAAAAAAAAGGTGAAACTTCGCAAAATCAGAGAAAAGCAAGTATTGGTTATTCGCATGCCTGTCAAAGTCAATAATCAAGTCGTTGAAACGCTTGAGATTGGTGAGCTCCTGACTGGTTTTGAAACCCGTAAAGATATTTTGCTATCAATTTTGATTTTTTGTTCGCTTGTGTCCATTTTACTGTCTCTTTTAGGAGGAAGATGGTTATCACGCGTCATTATGCATCCTATTAAAAATATGGTCACAACGATGAAAGAGATCGAAGAGAGCGGTGTTCCTAAAAAAGTCCTTATTCAAACCGAAACGAGAGATGAACTGCAGGGGATGACCGTTACCTTTAATCATATGATTGACCGCTTGCGAGAAAATATTGAAAAGCAAAATCAGTTTGTTTCCGATGCTTCTCATGAATTAAAAACCCCTCTAACCGTTATTCGCAGTTATTCTAATTTATTAAGAAGAAGAGGGATTAAAAATGAAGAAATTACGCTCGATGCGATCGACACTATCTATGCCGAAGCAACCAAAATGCAAAAAATGATTGAAACGCTGCTTGATCTGGCAAGTGTGGAAAAAGAACAAACGCTTGATCTGAAGCAAACAGATCTTGTTCTTATTTTTGAACAAATCGTTAAGCAGCTGCAGCAGGTATATAAAAGAGAATTAGTTCTTCATTATGATCAAACGCCCATTATGATTGAAGTGGATGAACTAAAAATGAAGCAAGTATTGATTATTTTGCTTGATAATGCAATTAAATACAGTACGGATAAAATTGAAGTGACCGTTGAAAAAAAGCAGGAAGATGTCATTATCAAAGTAAAAGACTATGGAATTGGCATTCCAAAAGAAGATCTTGCACATATTTTTGAACGTTTCTATCGAGTCGATAAAGCCAGAAGCAGAGCTACGGGAGGAACGGGGCTTGGACTGTCGATTGCACAAACTATTGTCCGTCAGCATAAAGGCGAGATTTTTATTAAAAGTGAAGAAGAAAAAGGAACTGAAGTTGTGATTCACCTTCCCGTTGAAAAATGA
- a CDS encoding response regulator transcription factor has product MKEKILIVEDEAQIAKVLKIELEFEDYEVDVEYDGKAGLETATSAQYDLILLDVMLPSLSGIEVLRRLRKAEVFTPVILLTARNTTLDKVMGLDQGANDYVTKPFEIEELLARVRSCIRYRSLVEASGTKEAEAELLTISDLTINLETREVLRNNESITLTPKEYDLVVYLLTNKNKIVTREGILTNVWGYEYEGETNVIDVYIRHLRKKVDEGFSTSLIHTVRGVGYMMKEEKHEDHDED; this is encoded by the coding sequence ATGAAAGAGAAAATTTTAATTGTGGAAGATGAAGCGCAAATTGCGAAAGTGTTAAAGATTGAATTGGAATTTGAAGATTATGAAGTAGATGTTGAGTACGACGGGAAAGCGGGGTTAGAGACGGCAACATCCGCTCAATATGACCTCATTTTGCTAGACGTGATGCTTCCAAGTCTGAGTGGTATTGAGGTGTTAAGAAGACTTCGGAAAGCGGAAGTATTTACGCCAGTTATTTTATTAACTGCCAGAAATACGACGCTGGATAAGGTAATGGGCTTAGACCAAGGGGCTAATGATTATGTTACAAAACCGTTTGAAATTGAAGAACTGTTAGCACGGGTTCGCTCTTGTATTCGCTATCGTTCGCTCGTAGAAGCATCAGGAACGAAAGAAGCTGAAGCGGAGCTCTTAACGATCAGTGATTTGACCATTAATCTTGAAACAAGGGAAGTCCTAAGAAACAATGAATCCATTACGTTGACACCGAAAGAGTATGATTTAGTCGTGTATTTGCTTACGAATAAAAATAAAATTGTCACGAGAGAAGGAATTCTCACAAACGTTTGGGGCTATGAATATGAAGGAGAAACGAACGTAATTGATGTGTATATTCGCCACTTAAGAAAAAAAGTAGATGAAGGTTTTTCTACTTCTCTCATTCATACGGTGCGGGGCGTAGGATATATGATGAAAGAGGAGAAACATGAAGATCACGACGAAGATTAA
- a CDS encoding MGDG synthase family glycosyltransferase, giving the protein MKKVLFLPLLKMPSGHHQVAEALMDILERRTTNICYKKIDLLSYTNELLEKVVTGTYLKWIRYAPETYNMAYKHLFYEPPVHSFKWYHHVFAKKMEHLVKEENPDLIICTHGFPSYLLSQLKAKGKCDVPIINVYTDFFINNLWGKEEIDFHFLPSEEVKKGLRAQSEIPLQNMMVTGIPVHEEITKTRTFKHPGNRNILIAGGSSGLGNIMDFYNDLKDASHFHYFVLCGKNQKLYEEIKGWELQHVTPIPYISSRTEMNELYEQVDAIVTKPGGITVSEALRKNLPIFVHSALPGQEEVNLRYLTERNLVQELKADQSLESQLQAVLQDADKMSTLYNAIAAYHKEIEAQTPEELLAVVNWILGEKQTIGLHA; this is encoded by the coding sequence TTGAAAAAGGTTTTATTTTTACCTCTTCTAAAAATGCCTTCTGGCCATCATCAAGTGGCAGAGGCGTTAATGGATATATTGGAAAGAAGAACAACAAATATTTGTTATAAAAAAATAGATTTATTAAGCTATACAAACGAACTATTAGAAAAAGTGGTCACAGGCACATATTTGAAATGGATTCGTTATGCTCCAGAAACGTACAATATGGCATACAAACATCTCTTTTATGAACCGCCTGTTCATTCATTCAAATGGTATCATCACGTATTCGCAAAAAAAATGGAGCACTTAGTTAAAGAAGAAAATCCGGATTTAATTATATGCACACATGGGTTTCCTTCTTATTTGCTCAGTCAATTAAAAGCAAAAGGCAAGTGCGATGTACCTATTATAAATGTCTACACAGATTTCTTTATTAATAATTTATGGGGAAAAGAAGAGATTGATTTTCACTTTCTCCCTAGTGAAGAAGTAAAAAAAGGACTTCGTGCTCAAAGTGAAATTCCACTTCAAAATATGATGGTCACAGGAATACCGGTACATGAAGAAATAACAAAAACAAGAACATTTAAGCATCCTGGTAACCGAAATATTTTAATTGCTGGAGGCAGCAGCGGTTTAGGCAATATTATGGATTTCTACAATGATTTAAAAGATGCGAGCCATTTTCATTACTTTGTCTTATGCGGCAAAAATCAAAAGCTATATGAAGAAATCAAGGGATGGGAATTACAGCACGTTACACCGATTCCGTACATTTCATCACGCACAGAAATGAATGAACTGTATGAACAAGTGGATGCTATTGTAACAAAGCCAGGTGGTATCACGGTCAGTGAAGCTCTTCGCAAGAATTTACCGATTTTTGTTCATTCTGCTTTACCAGGTCAAGAAGAAGTGAATTTACGCTATTTAACAGAACGAAACTTAGTTCAAGAACTAAAGGCGGATCAATCGTTAGAAAGTCAGCTGCAGGCAGTGCTGCAGGATGCTGATAAAATGAGCACATTATATAACGCGATTGCTGCTTACCATAAAGAAATCGAAGCACAAACGCCTGAAGAACTTTTAGCAGTAGTCAATTGGATTTTAGGCGAAAAGCAAACGATTGGTCTTCATGCGTAA
- a CDS encoding undecaprenyl-diphosphatase has protein sequence MNLNYEVFQWINSFAGKSSAMDSVMIIITNSVPYFIMACLLLLWFSGKTERTIYHRYTALYMLFTIVLSLCINEVIHLVYYHPRPFVTHHVHKLIPHPANSSFVSDHSILVFSAAWIMWLRKNKWRSIIFIWAVISGLSRIYVGVHYPADVLGGMVIAGAIGCFIIYVSAKTTPLIQRLFWIHDLIIKRIPFLSPYTHEQISKKNHSA, from the coding sequence ATGAACCTCAATTACGAAGTATTTCAATGGATTAACTCGTTTGCTGGTAAATCCAGCGCAATGGATTCTGTAATGATTATCATCACGAATAGCGTTCCTTATTTTATAATGGCTTGTTTGCTTTTGCTGTGGTTTAGCGGAAAAACAGAAAGAACAATTTATCACCGTTATACAGCTTTATACATGTTGTTTACAATTGTACTTTCTCTATGTATCAACGAAGTCATTCACCTGGTGTATTACCACCCGCGTCCGTTTGTGACTCATCACGTTCATAAGCTGATTCCGCACCCGGCTAATTCATCTTTTGTGAGTGATCATTCGATTTTAGTCTTTTCTGCTGCTTGGATTATGTGGTTACGAAAAAACAAATGGAGAAGCATCATTTTTATATGGGCTGTCATTTCGGGCCTTTCACGTATTTACGTAGGCGTTCACTATCCAGCAGATGTACTTGGAGGGATGGTGATTGCGGGAGCTATCGGATGCTTTATTATATACGTTTCAGCTAAAACAACTCCTCTTATTCAGCGATTATTCTGGATTCACGATTTGATTATCAAGCGTATTCCGTTTCTATCTCCCTATACGCATGAACAAATTAGCAAAAAAAATCATTCAGCTTAA
- a CDS encoding MarR family winged helix-turn-helix transcriptional regulator encodes MSHSCSEKANVLYALQEVNKQINQKFEHCTGVSQSRLDILHQLYETGEMSQKALQQQVNIDNAAITRHLKQLEERDVVSRRKNPDDNRVTFVKLTKSGHEKIGAFRNEKARFIDEAFKDFSEEEQLLLSKMLERLKVNISAIERS; translated from the coding sequence TTGTCACATTCATGTTCTGAAAAAGCAAATGTTCTGTATGCTCTGCAAGAAGTTAATAAACAAATTAATCAAAAGTTTGAGCATTGTACCGGTGTTAGCCAATCACGTCTTGATATTTTACATCAGCTTTATGAAACAGGTGAAATGAGTCAAAAGGCGCTTCAACAGCAAGTAAACATTGACAATGCTGCAATTACAAGGCATTTAAAGCAACTCGAAGAAAGAGATGTTGTATCACGCCGTAAAAACCCTGATGACAACCGCGTAACATTTGTAAAGCTTACGAAAAGCGGACATGAAAAAATCGGTGCATTTCGAAACGAAAAAGCTCGCTTTATTGATGAAGCATTTAAAGATTTCAGCGAAGAAGAACAGCTGCTGCTTTCCAAAATGCTTGAGCGTTTAAAAGTAAACATTTCGGCCATTGAACGGTCATAA
- a CDS encoding nitroreductase family protein produces the protein MTQTKTLNNDFQDIITGRRSIRYYDPSVKISREEMKEILTEATLAPSSVNAQPWRFLVIDSPEGKATLAPLAKFNQSQVETSAAVIAIFGDLKSEENLDEIYDKAVELGYMPQEIRDMQIPKIKAHYAAASEELNKETVLIDSGLVSMQLMLAARAHGYDTNAIGGYEKDQIAEAFGLDKERYAPVMLLSIGKAANSGYPSVRLPIEKVAQFR, from the coding sequence ATGACGCAAACAAAAACACTAAACAATGATTTCCAAGATATTATTACAGGGCGCAGATCTATTCGTTATTACGACCCATCTGTCAAAATCAGCCGTGAAGAAATGAAAGAAATTTTAACCGAAGCGACGCTAGCTCCATCTTCTGTTAATGCACAGCCTTGGCGCTTTCTAGTAATTGATAGCCCTGAAGGAAAGGCAACATTAGCTCCGCTTGCTAAATTTAATCAATCACAAGTAGAAACATCAGCAGCTGTTATTGCGATTTTCGGCGATTTAAAAAGTGAAGAAAATTTAGATGAAATTTACGATAAAGCTGTTGAACTAGGCTATATGCCACAAGAAATTAGAGATATGCAAATTCCTAAAATCAAAGCGCACTACGCAGCTGCTTCTGAAGAATTAAATAAAGAAACAGTATTAATTGACAGCGGTTTAGTATCTATGCAGTTAATGCTTGCTGCACGTGCTCACGGTTATGATACAAACGCTATTGGCGGTTATGAAAAAGATCAAATTGCCGAAGCATTCGGTTTAGACAAAGAGCGCTATGCGCCGGTTATGTTACTTTCAATCGGCAAAGCAGCAAATAGCGGTTACCCGTCTGTACGTTTACCAATCGAAAAAGTAGCTCAATTTAGATAA
- the moaD gene encoding molybdopterin converting factor subunit 1: protein MINVLFFAAIREEAGVEQVTVDKQDITVKELKEYVQKTYKLSSLKQTMTAVNEEFVTDEETIGTGDTVAFIPPVSGG, encoded by the coding sequence ATGATTAACGTCTTATTTTTCGCTGCTATACGTGAAGAGGCTGGAGTGGAACAAGTAACAGTTGATAAGCAAGATATAACAGTGAAGGAATTAAAGGAATATGTGCAAAAAACGTATAAGCTGTCCTCTCTGAAGCAAACGATGACCGCAGTCAACGAAGAGTTTGTAACAGATGAAGAAACCATTGGAACGGGAGATACCGTCGCATTTATTCCGCCCGTTAGTGGAGGATAA
- a CDS encoding molybdenum cofactor biosynthesis protein MoaE, whose product MNQHLFEVVNQPIAVDEIIKKVSRRDAGAITTFIGTVREFTKGKKTLSLEYQAYVPMAVKMLSQIGDEIQEKWPDALTAITHRIGKLDITEVAVVIAVSSPHRKTAYEANEYAIERIKQIVPIWKKEFWEDGTKWIGDQLETKEYPEGKPMKEM is encoded by the coding sequence ATGAACCAGCACTTATTTGAAGTAGTAAATCAGCCAATTGCCGTAGATGAAATAATTAAAAAAGTTTCTAGAAGAGACGCGGGAGCTATTACGACATTTATTGGAACGGTAAGAGAATTTACAAAAGGCAAGAAGACGCTCTCTCTTGAATATCAAGCCTATGTGCCAATGGCCGTGAAAATGCTTAGCCAAATTGGTGACGAAATTCAGGAAAAGTGGCCCGATGCTTTGACAGCTATTACTCATCGAATCGGGAAGCTTGATATAACAGAAGTCGCAGTAGTTATTGCCGTTTCTTCTCCGCATCGCAAAACAGCTTATGAAGCAAACGAGTATGCTATTGAACGTATTAAGCAAATTGTGCCAATTTGGAAAAAGGAATTTTGGGAAGACGGAACAAAATGGATTGGAGATCAGTTAGAAACAAAAGAATATCCTGAAGGAAAGCCAATGAAGGAGATGTAA